From Bacillota bacterium, a single genomic window includes:
- a CDS encoding bifunctional folylpolyglutamate synthase/dihydrofolate synthase has product MNWEEALAWLELLGQFGSRPGLERINHVLDNLGRPEKGLSIIHVAGTNGKGSVATFISSVLTAAGYSTGLYTSPHLVQYQERFLTDGVEAAEHELALYFTQVREVVDRLQAESGLILTEFEVLTVVAFLYFAARRVDYLVLEVGLGGRLDATNVVVPKLAVITRIGIDHMAVLGNTLAAIAGEKAGIIKPKVPVVMGAQEAEAEAAIRAVADRNQAVLYATEDSVFVHPKEHNLSGQRFTLKVADRLYPDLWIKLLGPHQLENAATAACAWRVLAEQGAGISEAAFRQGLAAARWPARFEVVKTKPLTIIDGAHNLSGAEALARTVEQYLPAGRLLLVVGVLADKDVNGILRVFASFASKAVVTRPDSPRAAAPKDVAAQLRLLGVDTLVEPDIGRAVDKALTLAGPKDTVLVCGSLYLAGKARECLRRMK; this is encoded by the coding sequence ATGAACTGGGAGGAAGCGCTGGCGTGGCTGGAGTTGCTAGGGCAGTTTGGCAGCCGGCCGGGTCTCGAACGGATCAATCATGTACTGGATAATTTAGGACGGCCGGAAAAAGGGCTAAGTATTATCCATGTGGCCGGTACAAACGGGAAAGGGTCGGTGGCCACCTTTATCAGCTCGGTGTTGACGGCGGCGGGATATAGCACCGGTCTGTATACGTCCCCTCATCTGGTCCAGTACCAAGAGCGGTTTCTAACGGATGGGGTGGAGGCAGCCGAACATGAGCTGGCCCTTTACTTCACCCAGGTGCGGGAGGTAGTGGACAGGTTACAGGCCGAAAGCGGCTTAATACTGACGGAATTTGAAGTGTTAACCGTGGTAGCCTTCTTGTATTTTGCGGCCCGCCGGGTGGATTACTTGGTGCTGGAAGTAGGTCTGGGCGGTCGGCTGGATGCTACTAATGTGGTGGTACCAAAGCTGGCTGTGATCACCCGCATCGGCATCGATCACATGGCCGTGCTGGGTAACACGCTGGCCGCCATTGCCGGTGAGAAAGCAGGCATCATCAAACCGAAGGTGCCGGTGGTAATGGGGGCCCAAGAGGCAGAAGCGGAAGCTGCTATTCGAGCTGTAGCGGATCGGAACCAGGCCGTCCTTTATGCCACCGAGGATTCGGTGTTTGTACACCCTAAGGAGCATAATTTAAGCGGTCAGCGCTTTACTTTGAAAGTGGCTGACCGCCTGTATCCGGACTTATGGATCAAACTGTTGGGACCGCACCAACTGGAAAATGCAGCCACAGCAGCTTGTGCGTGGCGAGTGTTAGCCGAACAAGGTGCCGGTATCAGTGAGGCTGCTTTCCGCCAGGGGCTGGCAGCGGCTCGTTGGCCAGCCCGGTTTGAAGTGGTAAAGACAAAGCCGCTGACTATAATTGACGGCGCTCATAATCTCAGCGGTGCTGAGGCCTTAGCGCGGACAGTGGAGCAGTACTTGCCGGCCGGTCGCCTGCTGTTGGTGGTGGGAGTACTGGCGGATAAAGATGTTAACGGTATTCTGAGGGTTTTTGCTTCCTTTGCCTCCAAGGCGGTTGTCACCAGGCCCGACAGCCCCCGCGCCGCTGCTCCAAAGGACGTAGCTGCCCAGCTAAGGCTTTTGGGGGTAGATACGCTGGTGGAGCCGGATATCGGCCGAGCCGTCGATAAGGCCTTAACCCTGGCCGGACCGAAAGATACGGTGCTGGTCTGCGGCTCGCTGTACTTAGCCGGAAAAGCCAGGGAATGTTTGCGTAGAATGAAATGA
- a CDS encoding ribonucleoside triphosphate reductase has product MLNQIRKRDGRLVPYDRNRITTAIFKAAQSVGGGDRERAEQLAVEVERILADRYGHSNIPEVEEIQDIVEKVLIENGHARTAKSYILYRKQRADWRSLEHVFLDVERTVVRYLKEESWLVKENSNMDYSLQGLNNHIIGAVTSCYWLNRIYPPAVAQAHSNGDIHVHDLALLAVYCCGWDLSDLLLEGFKGAAQKVESAPARHLRTALGQIANFFYTLQGEASGAQALASFDTYLAPFIRYDDLSYREVKQALQEFIFNLNVPTRVGFQTPFVNLTFDVRPPKTMQDEPVIIGGQRRQECYGQFQAEMDMLNQAFCEVMTEGDAKGRIFTFPIPTYNITADFPWGTPVAEKIMYMTAKYGIPYFANFINSDLDPEDVRSMCCRLRLDVRELKHRGGGLFGANPLTGSIGVVTINLPRIGYLAGGKNEFLQILAKRMDLAKESLILKRKALEQFTEQGLYPYSRFYLRTVKAGFGSYWENHFNTIGIVGLHEAALNLLGQGIDTAEGKALARQVLAFMRERLSDYQEETGRLFNLEATPAEGTSYRLAKLDRQLYPDIITSGDKEPYYTNSTQLPVNHNRDLFTALEHQDELQTQYTGGTVFHAFLGERVTDLKTCEQTIRTVFSQFRLPYFSLTPTFSVCPQHGYLVGEQFTCPRCGHETEVWSRVVGYYRPVKNWNLGKQEEFRQRSTFSVAAESSQIAGK; this is encoded by the coding sequence TTGCTTAACCAAATCAGAAAACGAGATGGCCGCTTGGTCCCCTATGATCGCAACCGCATAACCACAGCTATTTTCAAGGCGGCCCAATCGGTAGGCGGCGGTGATCGGGAGCGGGCCGAACAATTGGCCGTGGAAGTGGAACGGATTCTGGCCGACCGCTACGGCCATTCAAATATTCCTGAGGTGGAAGAGATTCAAGATATCGTGGAGAAAGTGCTGATAGAAAATGGACATGCCCGTACAGCTAAGTCCTATATACTGTATCGTAAGCAACGGGCCGATTGGCGGAGTTTGGAACATGTGTTTCTGGATGTGGAAAGGACCGTTGTGCGCTACCTAAAAGAGGAGAGCTGGCTGGTAAAGGAAAACAGCAACATGGACTACTCCCTCCAAGGGCTCAACAACCATATCATCGGGGCGGTAACATCGTGCTACTGGCTCAACCGAATTTATCCCCCGGCGGTGGCTCAAGCCCATTCTAACGGGGATATCCATGTTCACGACTTAGCTCTTTTGGCCGTTTATTGCTGTGGCTGGGATTTGTCGGATCTGTTGCTGGAGGGCTTTAAAGGTGCGGCTCAAAAAGTGGAAAGCGCCCCGGCCCGGCACCTGCGCACGGCTCTAGGCCAAATTGCCAACTTCTTTTATACGCTGCAGGGCGAAGCTTCCGGTGCCCAAGCCCTGGCCAGCTTCGATACCTACTTGGCACCGTTTATCCGTTATGACGACCTTAGTTACCGGGAGGTAAAACAAGCTCTCCAGGAGTTCATCTTTAATCTTAATGTACCTACCCGGGTGGGTTTTCAAACCCCATTTGTCAATCTTACTTTCGACGTGCGGCCGCCTAAGACCATGCAGGACGAACCGGTGATCATCGGCGGACAGCGCCGGCAGGAGTGTTACGGCCAGTTTCAAGCCGAGATGGACATGTTAAACCAGGCTTTTTGTGAAGTAATGACGGAAGGCGATGCCAAGGGCCGGATATTTACTTTTCCTATACCTACTTATAATATCACGGCCGATTTTCCTTGGGGGACTCCAGTGGCTGAGAAAATTATGTATATGACGGCCAAATATGGTATTCCTTATTTCGCCAACTTTATCAATTCGGACTTGGACCCGGAGGATGTTCGCTCCATGTGTTGCCGGCTGCGGCTGGATGTACGCGAGCTCAAACACAGGGGTGGCGGCTTATTCGGGGCCAATCCGCTCACGGGATCCATCGGTGTGGTAACCATCAATTTGCCTCGAATCGGCTATCTGGCCGGGGGTAAGAATGAGTTTCTGCAAATCTTAGCCAAACGCATGGATCTGGCTAAAGAAAGCCTAATCTTAAAGCGGAAGGCGTTGGAACAGTTTACCGAACAGGGTCTCTATCCTTATTCTCGTTTTTACCTTCGGACTGTAAAGGCCGGTTTTGGGAGTTACTGGGAGAACCATTTCAATACCATCGGCATTGTGGGTCTGCATGAAGCGGCGCTCAATCTGCTGGGGCAAGGTATTGATACTGCCGAGGGCAAGGCTTTGGCCCGGCAAGTGCTGGCTTTTATGCGGGAACGGCTAAGTGATTACCAGGAAGAGACCGGGCGTCTGTTCAATTTGGAGGCTACGCCGGCAGAAGGAACCAGTTACCGCCTGGCTAAACTGGATCGACAGCTCTACCCGGATATTATCACATCCGGTGACAAAGAGCCATATTACACGAATTCTACCCAGCTGCCGGTTAACCACAACAGGGATTTGTTCACTGCTCTTGAGCACCAGGACGAGCTTCAGACACAGTATACCGGTGGCACCGTGTTTCACGCTTTCTTAGGTGAGAGAGTGACCGACTTAAAGACGTGTGAACAGACTATCCGAACGGTGTTCAGCCAGTTTAGGTTGCCCTATTTTTCCCTCACGCCTACTTTTAGTGTGTGTCCCCAGCATGGTTACTTGGTGGGGGAGCAGTTCACCTGTCCCCGCTGTGGCCACGAGACCGAGGTGTGGAGCCGGGTGGTGGGTTATTACCGGCCGGTGAAAAATTGGAACCTAGGTAAACAAGAAGAATTTCGCCAGCGTAGCACCTTTAGTGTCGCAGCGGAGTCAAGTCAGATCGCCGGGAAGTAG